Proteins from a single region of Bacillota bacterium:
- a CDS encoding iron-containing alcohol dehydrogenase family protein: MFNAKVAPNEFARGVGAIERIGDYVARYGSRALVIGGRRALGAALAKMQASFEVAKVSFDVEEFSGYCSQNMIKRYADKVEAGRYDLVVGVGGGRALDCVKAVGDVTWRPVITVPTIAATCAAWSSVSVSYSDEGIFEGSISLRRSPVVAIVDSRILCDAPVRYLAAGIGDALAKWYEVPLNVKITGEDSASIRSALALTDLCNRMFRELGRQALEDAGRGEVTETLERIIDAVIMLTGLISGLAGDACRLAVGHSIYNCMSHFKASSASLHGEKVAFGLAVQQVLEGRSLTEVNDYLIFLKKELGLPVTLGQLGLCGISEAEISHLAELVAQDPAVKSAPFDGNVANIRKAILTVDDMGKKLLD, from the coding sequence GTGTTTAATGCCAAGGTTGCGCCTAATGAATTCGCACGTGGGGTCGGGGCGATAGAAAGAATAGGGGATTACGTGGCTCGATATGGTTCACGCGCCCTGGTGATAGGGGGTAGGAGAGCTCTCGGAGCCGCCCTAGCTAAAATGCAGGCTTCCTTCGAAGTAGCAAAGGTGAGCTTTGATGTTGAAGAGTTTTCAGGTTATTGTTCGCAAAACATGATCAAGCGATACGCCGACAAGGTCGAGGCTGGAAGGTATGATTTGGTGGTTGGCGTTGGTGGCGGACGGGCCCTTGATTGCGTCAAGGCCGTCGGTGATGTAACTTGGAGACCCGTAATCACTGTGCCGACTATAGCGGCAACATGCGCGGCCTGGTCGTCAGTTTCCGTAAGCTACTCTGACGAGGGAATTTTTGAGGGAAGCATCAGCCTGAGGCGTAGTCCTGTCGTCGCAATAGTAGACTCGCGGATATTATGTGATGCCCCTGTTAGGTATCTTGCTGCAGGTATAGGGGATGCCCTCGCTAAATGGTATGAGGTGCCGCTTAATGTCAAGATCACCGGTGAGGACAGCGCATCGATTAGGAGCGCTCTGGCTCTTACGGATCTATGTAACAGGATGTTTCGTGAGCTTGGCAGGCAGGCACTAGAAGACGCAGGGCGCGGTGAAGTAACGGAGACCCTTGAACGTATCATTGATGCGGTAATTATGTTAACTGGACTTATTAGTGGACTTGCCGGCGACGCTTGCCGGTTAGCAGTTGGTCACTCTATTTATAATTGTATGAGCCATTTTAAGGCATCGAGTGCGAGCCTTCACGGGGAAAAGGTGGCTTTTGGCCTTGCCGTCCAGCAGGTACTCGAAGGGCGTTCGCTTACAGAGGTTAATGATTACCTTATATTTCTTAAGAAGGAGCTCGGACTCCCTGTAACTCTTGGTCAGCTTGGCTTATGTGGTATCTCTGAGGCTGAGATATCTCATCTCGCTGAGTTAGTAGCCCAAGATCCCGCGGTGAAAAGTGCGCCGTTTGATGGAAATGTAGCTAATATACGCAAGGCAATTTTGACTGTGGATGATATGGGCAAGAAATTACTGGACTAA
- a CDS encoding carbohydrate ABC transporter permease, translating into MKTRVGRILIHIGAIAFVIYLLLPVYSAVIAALTPESKLGAQLMIPVYFHWKNFVDMWKVIPLGRQLTNSFIYSIGVSCIILAVATPAAYALSRFKFSGRQVFLFGVMVTQMIPLIILLVPVFVMAAKLNAINTYAAVFVTAAATGLPFPILLLKGYFDTISSSLDEAAMVDGCTRLQAIIRILLPLAVPGLVSAFMTTFILGWAQFIIPLILITDTSKMPVTVGIYRLLGETTIQWNLVMAATLLSVVPPMLVYLVAQRRVAAGLVMGAIKE; encoded by the coding sequence ATGAAGACTAGAGTGGGTAGGATTCTTATTCACATAGGGGCGATTGCATTCGTAATATACCTCTTACTTCCCGTCTACTCAGCTGTGATTGCGGCGCTTACCCCGGAGAGCAAACTAGGGGCACAACTTATGATTCCGGTCTATTTTCATTGGAAGAATTTTGTTGATATGTGGAAGGTGATACCTCTAGGCAGACAATTAACTAATTCGTTTATATACAGTATCGGTGTCAGTTGTATTATCTTGGCTGTAGCCACCCCAGCGGCGTATGCCTTGTCGAGGTTTAAGTTTTCCGGGCGCCAGGTTTTTCTATTTGGCGTTATGGTAACTCAGATGATACCTCTTATCATATTGCTAGTACCCGTCTTCGTCATGGCCGCGAAATTAAACGCGATCAACACATATGCTGCGGTATTTGTTACTGCGGCGGCAACAGGGCTACCCTTTCCGATATTGCTTTTGAAGGGGTACTTTGACACCATCTCAAGCAGTCTCGATGAAGCTGCTATGGTCGATGGCTGCACTAGATTGCAGGCGATTATTAGGATCTTATTGCCGCTCGCTGTGCCGGGGCTTGTATCTGCGTTTATGACCACCTTCATCCTGGGGTGGGCGCAATTTATCATACCACTGATCCTGATTACCGATACATCGAAGATGCCCGTTACCGTTGGAATATACCGCTTACTTGGCGAAACGACGATACAATGGAATCTAGTGATGGCAGCCACTTTGCTCAGCGTGGTACCCCCCATGCTGGTATATTTGGTAGCTCAAAGGAGGGTAGCCGCAGGGTTAGTCATGGGCGCAATTAAAGAGTAG